Proteins co-encoded in one Terriglobales bacterium genomic window:
- the mutL gene encoding DNA mismatch repair endonuclease MutL codes for MGRIRVLSDNVANKIAAGEVVERPASVVKELLENSLDAGATRIRIEVEGGGRKLIAIADNGCGMGQDDAMLAFERHATSKIHDADDLLNIATLGFRGEALPSIASVSRFTLETCQPEDKAGTRLEIAGGKLLKVEETGAPPGTAIMVRDLFFNTPARKKFLRSESTELSQIASLVTHYALAHPDKHFELHSATHNMLTASPVKTHAERLYQIFGRETLDQLIPVAAETDLERAGIPEPPPWRRAEDYEPPVAGKIRLHGFVSKPELQKLNRNSIFVFVNQRLVRDRLVQHALTDAYRNIIPSTVFPVVLLFLELPPTEVDANVHPAKTEVRFRQQTFIHDFVRDSVRAALMKARPVPQFTREIIAQPTAAAALSPGASLPRNDGAAQEVSAFALSAPVLPARTATLEFDNAFELEGSGISAAPHLPAIGVEQLERQRLSQTSQCGELINEVDEAEQGIAPQLASLRPLGQVRDSFILAVNQEGLWIIDQHVAHERILFERVLKQRETESIPVQKMLMPIVVELTPGQQAVFAEISDELTRNGFEVELFGSRTVVVKAVPAGVESCDIEQMLGELLVEFEREQQRINLGEVRHRIAASIACHAAIKVNMPLDQNKMEWLLRELARTECPMSCPHGRPVVLRYSVKDIQRAFKRI; via the coding sequence ATGGGCCGCATTCGCGTACTCTCCGACAATGTCGCGAACAAGATCGCTGCCGGAGAAGTCGTTGAGCGGCCAGCCTCCGTCGTCAAAGAGTTGCTCGAGAATTCCCTCGATGCAGGCGCAACGCGCATCCGCATCGAAGTCGAAGGCGGCGGCAGGAAGCTCATTGCTATCGCCGATAACGGCTGCGGCATGGGACAAGACGACGCCATGCTCGCCTTCGAGCGCCACGCCACCTCGAAGATTCACGATGCTGATGACCTGTTGAATATTGCAACGCTGGGCTTTCGCGGCGAAGCGTTGCCGTCGATCGCCTCAGTGTCCCGCTTCACACTAGAAACGTGTCAGCCCGAGGACAAAGCCGGCACTCGCCTCGAAATCGCGGGCGGGAAGCTGCTTAAAGTTGAGGAAACCGGAGCGCCTCCGGGCACGGCGATCATGGTCCGCGATCTCTTCTTCAATACTCCGGCACGCAAGAAATTCCTCCGCTCAGAATCAACCGAGCTCTCGCAGATAGCGTCACTTGTGACTCACTACGCACTCGCGCATCCGGACAAGCACTTCGAATTGCACTCGGCGACGCACAACATGCTCACGGCGTCCCCCGTGAAGACGCATGCCGAGCGGCTCTATCAGATCTTCGGACGCGAAACGCTCGATCAGCTCATACCGGTAGCCGCGGAAACCGACCTCGAGCGCGCAGGAATCCCCGAACCTCCGCCATGGCGGCGCGCAGAAGATTACGAACCGCCGGTTGCGGGCAAGATTCGGCTGCACGGCTTTGTTTCAAAACCGGAATTGCAGAAGCTGAATCGCAATTCCATCTTCGTCTTCGTGAATCAGCGGCTCGTGCGCGATCGTCTCGTCCAGCATGCGTTGACCGACGCCTATCGCAACATCATTCCGTCAACCGTTTTTCCAGTGGTCCTGCTGTTCCTCGAGTTGCCGCCGACGGAAGTCGATGCCAACGTCCATCCCGCGAAGACGGAAGTGCGCTTTCGCCAGCAGACGTTCATTCACGATTTCGTTCGCGATTCCGTGCGGGCGGCGCTAATGAAGGCGCGGCCCGTTCCGCAGTTCACGCGCGAGATCATTGCCCAGCCCACTGCCGCTGCGGCGCTCTCACCCGGCGCCTCCTTGCCGCGAAATGACGGCGCGGCGCAGGAAGTGTCGGCGTTTGCGCTCAGCGCTCCGGTGCTTCCGGCACGAACCGCCACTCTGGAGTTCGACAATGCTTTTGAACTCGAGGGAAGCGGAATCAGCGCTGCTCCCCATCTACCTGCAATCGGAGTGGAGCAGCTTGAACGTCAACGGCTCAGCCAGACGTCGCAATGTGGCGAACTCATCAATGAGGTCGATGAAGCGGAGCAGGGAATTGCACCCCAACTTGCGTCTTTGCGCCCGCTGGGACAAGTGCGCGACTCGTTCATTCTGGCCGTCAATCAAGAAGGCTTGTGGATCATCGACCAGCACGTTGCTCACGAGCGCATCCTCTTCGAGCGCGTGCTGAAGCAGCGGGAAACGGAATCCATTCCGGTGCAGAAGATGCTGATGCCCATTGTTGTAGAACTCACGCCGGGGCAGCAGGCGGTGTTTGCGGAAATTTCCGACGAACTCACTCGCAATGGCTTTGAGGTGGAACTGTTTGGATCGCGAACGGTTGTCGTAAAAGCCGTCCCGGCCGGTGTCGAGAGCTGCGACATCGAGCAGATGCTCGGCGAGCTTCTTGTCGAATTCGAGCGCGAGCAGCAGCGGATCAACCTCGGCGAAGTTCGTCATCGCATCGCCGCATCGATCGCGTGTCACGCGGCCATCAAGGTCAACATGCCGCTCGATCAGAACAAAATGGAGTGGCTGCTGAGGGAGCTGGCGAGGACAGAGTGTCCCATGTCGTGCCCCCACGGCCGCCCGGTGGTGCTGAGATATTCTGTGAAGGACATTCAGCGGGCGTTTAAGCGAATTTAG
- a CDS encoding HU family DNA-binding protein: protein MIKLDIINEVVNKTGITKTKAEMAVETVFESMKKALSSGDRIELRGFGVFNVRPRKTGIGRNPRTGAEVSIPPGKAVRFKPGKELQSIE, encoded by the coding sequence GTGATCAAACTCGACATCATCAATGAAGTGGTGAACAAGACCGGCATTACCAAGACCAAAGCGGAAATGGCTGTCGAGACTGTTTTTGAAAGCATGAAAAAGGCGCTGTCCAGCGGCGATCGCATCGAGCTGCGCGGCTTCGGCGTCTTCAACGTGCGCCCGCGGAAGACGGGAATCGGACGCAATCCCCGCACCGGCGCGGAAGTCAGCATCCCGCCAGGCAAGGCCGTGCGCTTCAAGCCCGGCAAAGAGCTGCAGTCGATCGAATAG
- a CDS encoding dienelactone hydrolase family protein → MKRVLLLIALFTFSATLVAQDWAKAKLEKSPRHREWVTVKHDGRSVEAFVAYPESKDKRPVVLVIHEIFGMSDWVQELADELAEAGYIAIAPDLLSGMGPKGGRTNSFAGQSEVTEAVSHLNPDQVTADLNAVADYALKLPSTNKILFVTGYCWGGGQSFRFATNRKDLKAAFVFYGPPPAKDAMKNITAPVYGFYAGNDNRIDSTIPQAKEDMAAAGKTYEPVVYEGAGHGFMRAGEAPDASEGNKKARDEAWDRWKKLLTRSEGPSDLKVMP, encoded by the coding sequence ATGAAACGCGTTCTTTTGCTGATTGCGCTGTTTACGTTTTCCGCAACGCTCGTCGCGCAGGACTGGGCGAAGGCGAAGCTGGAGAAATCTCCACGCCATCGGGAATGGGTGACGGTGAAGCACGACGGGCGTTCCGTTGAAGCATTCGTCGCCTATCCGGAATCAAAAGACAAGCGTCCGGTGGTGCTGGTGATTCATGAAATCTTCGGCATGTCCGACTGGGTGCAGGAGCTGGCAGACGAGCTCGCGGAAGCCGGCTACATCGCCATCGCGCCTGATCTCCTTTCGGGAATGGGTCCGAAGGGAGGACGCACTAACTCGTTTGCCGGCCAGAGCGAAGTCACGGAAGCTGTGAGTCATTTGAATCCGGATCAGGTCACAGCCGACCTGAATGCGGTCGCCGATTATGCGCTGAAGCTGCCTTCAACAAACAAGATCTTATTTGTGACCGGTTACTGCTGGGGCGGAGGACAAAGCTTCCGCTTCGCTACCAACCGTAAAGATCTAAAAGCAGCATTCGTCTTCTACGGACCTCCGCCGGCGAAGGACGCGATGAAGAACATCACTGCGCCGGTTTATGGTTTCTACGCTGGCAACGACAATCGCATCGATTCCACGATCCCGCAGGCGAAAGAAGATATGGCTGCCGCAGGGAAGACGTATGAACCGGTAGTTTATGAAGGCGCTGGCCACGGCTTCATGCGCGCCGGTGAAGCTCCGGATGCGAGCGAGGGCAATAAAAAAGCTCGCGATGAAGCGTGGGATCGCTGGAAAAAATTACTGACACGGTCCGAAGGGCCTAGCGATTTGAAGGTTATGCCTTAG
- the cmk gene encoding (d)CMP kinase, which yields MAEAPAPRGLVIAIDGPAGAGKSTLASRLARKLGYLNIETGAMYRALALKAIENDIDVDNEKALVDLAWNSKITLEPQIDGNRVKLDNTDVSQRIREKDVTEAASRVSVHPGVREWMVRKQRDLGASGGVVMEGRDIGTAVFPNAEVKIFLDAAPEVRGSRRFHQAPTSEPSAAVLAEMRARDERDRTRPVSPLVPAGDAVLIDSTDLTLDQVIEAAENIVREKLAASAQPE from the coding sequence ATGGCTGAAGCTCCTGCCCCGCGCGGTTTGGTGATCGCCATTGACGGACCCGCCGGCGCCGGCAAAAGTACGCTTGCCTCCCGCCTTGCCCGCAAGCTGGGCTATCTGAATATTGAGACCGGCGCCATGTACCGGGCGCTCGCACTGAAGGCCATCGAAAACGATATCGACGTCGATAACGAAAAAGCTCTTGTCGATCTAGCCTGGAATTCGAAGATTACGCTTGAGCCGCAGATCGATGGGAATCGTGTGAAGCTCGACAACACCGACGTGTCACAGCGCATTCGCGAGAAGGATGTTACCGAGGCTGCCTCACGCGTTTCTGTCCATCCTGGTGTCCGCGAATGGATGGTGCGCAAGCAGCGCGACCTCGGAGCTTCCGGGGGAGTGGTGATGGAGGGTCGCGACATTGGAACGGCTGTATTTCCAAACGCGGAGGTGAAGATCTTTCTCGACGCCGCTCCGGAAGTTCGCGGTAGCCGTCGCTTTCATCAGGCTCCCACCTCGGAACCTTCAGCAGCTGTTTTGGCGGAAATGCGCGCGAGAGACGAGCGCGACCGTACCCGTCCAGTCTCGCCATTGGTTCCTGCGGGAGACGCCGTGCTGATTGACTCGACCGACCTGACTCTCGATCAGGTGATTGAGGCGGCTGAGAACATCGTCAGAGAGAAGCTGGCGGCATCGGCTCAGCCGGAGTAG
- a CDS encoding M56 family metallopeptidase — protein MVAKTTHDFAQYLPWLATIAVKTSLLLLIALAAGQLFRRASAALRHLVYVASIAGILLLPLASMLLPGLRVPILPPSSNTAKSEHITSAVAESSSQVILPSQPIKARQPIARAAKREAITPAANGEAASSVVVSQAVETTQATTHTTNWRGILVILWIAGCAGCLLRMFVIHLQLGRLLKKSVPVDSIPLSSHLRWLCRDLGIKQEVTLLASHDLDVPIAVGALSAKIVLSPQSGEWSETRRKAVLCHELAHIKRGDAFTQFLASLAAAVYWFNPLVWMVARTMRAERERACDDYVLAYGTAASDYAHELVEIVSTLVRPQPAAALAMARRSQLEGRVMALLNARVTHGVPRRTTSLAFIGFVLGVALPLAAARLETRPGHETWGTPPPADAAPGSPAVDMAAPLAEPPSSHISMDNENSVIGIAIYPNAVAGDHTDGRGTVSLADGVHVHRLAAASYFSNDAPSKVLEFYRDRLKSYGKVVECPGGTNSKVDVELDDEALSSPTVCRREDFAQNGTELKVTKAEDQRIVVVQPHGAGSEIALVRYPALRVAGELGLRTAESMRGGFSGSAFDCFHGTEVNQSSVNSHTENNGHRTWTATWSGDGCSIEARAAGDVRFSPEATAIESISPGGYFELSERTGGDLRRVRVESGNGGQLNYDYSVNGSKHEFDADARAWLSKLLLQLERATGFSASTRVPALLKQGGPEAVLTEITQLQSDYVRQVYFTKLFENATLPAPLLVKALNQAREEIGTDYSLAQVLLTIAQRYDLNDEAQRVAFLNGANKLGTDYEHARVLIELLKRPNLSPQIVRGTLESAKHIGTDYEKSRILTTLAGLSTFDQSEISSYLDLASSIGTDYEHSRSLMALMEHQKLTPEAVSQVLRSASTIGTDYEKSRILLSVSESHNFDEKQIATYLSLVDSVGTDYERSRDLIALIQQHKLANDSVLRVLNETQKIGTDYEKARVLTEAAKQYQMQGALRDAYIKAADSIGTEYDRNRTLAAITKRDMT, from the coding sequence ATGGTTGCGAAGACTACTCACGACTTTGCGCAGTACCTACCCTGGCTAGCCACGATTGCAGTGAAGACGTCGCTGTTGCTGCTGATCGCGCTCGCCGCCGGCCAACTCTTCCGGCGCGCGTCTGCAGCGCTGCGACATCTCGTTTACGTGGCCAGCATCGCCGGAATTCTTCTGCTGCCACTCGCATCCATGCTGTTGCCCGGCCTCAGAGTACCCATTCTGCCGCCAAGCTCGAATACTGCGAAATCCGAACACATCACTTCGGCTGTGGCTGAGAGCAGCTCGCAGGTCATCCTTCCTTCTCAGCCAATCAAAGCTCGGCAGCCGATAGCACGCGCGGCAAAACGCGAAGCCATAACTCCTGCCGCGAACGGCGAAGCTGCCTCGAGCGTTGTCGTATCCCAAGCAGTAGAAACGACGCAGGCAACGACCCACACGACGAATTGGCGTGGGATTCTGGTCATTTTGTGGATCGCTGGATGCGCAGGTTGTTTGCTGCGAATGTTCGTGATTCATCTGCAGCTCGGCAGGCTGCTCAAGAAATCCGTTCCGGTAGATTCGATTCCGCTGTCGTCACACTTGCGCTGGCTATGTCGCGATCTCGGCATCAAGCAAGAAGTCACGTTGTTGGCCAGCCATGACCTCGACGTTCCGATTGCGGTCGGAGCGCTGAGCGCAAAGATTGTTCTCTCGCCTCAGTCCGGCGAGTGGAGCGAGACTCGGCGCAAGGCCGTGCTCTGCCATGAGCTCGCGCACATTAAACGCGGCGACGCATTCACACAATTTCTTGCGTCGCTGGCAGCGGCGGTTTACTGGTTCAATCCGTTGGTATGGATGGTCGCTCGCACCATGCGTGCTGAGCGCGAGCGCGCCTGCGATGACTATGTCCTGGCATACGGCACGGCTGCTTCCGATTACGCGCACGAGTTAGTTGAGATCGTCTCCACGCTGGTTCGGCCACAACCGGCAGCGGCTCTGGCTATGGCGCGGCGTTCGCAGCTCGAGGGGCGCGTAATGGCATTGCTGAACGCGCGCGTAACTCATGGTGTGCCAAGGCGGACAACGAGCCTCGCTTTCATCGGCTTCGTGTTAGGTGTGGCGCTCCCTTTGGCGGCAGCGCGACTTGAAACCCGCCCCGGTCATGAAACTTGGGGAACGCCCCCTCCGGCTGACGCAGCACCCGGGAGTCCTGCTGTCGACATGGCTGCGCCCTTGGCGGAGCCGCCATCTTCACATATCTCGATGGACAACGAAAATTCCGTAATAGGAATTGCGATTTATCCAAATGCAGTCGCTGGCGACCACACGGATGGGCGTGGCACAGTGTCACTCGCCGATGGGGTTCACGTTCATCGCTTGGCAGCAGCGTCATATTTTTCTAATGATGCACCTTCCAAAGTGCTTGAGTTCTACCGCGACCGCCTGAAGAGCTACGGCAAAGTAGTCGAATGCCCAGGCGGAACTAACAGCAAAGTCGATGTGGAGCTCGATGACGAAGCGCTCTCCAGCCCCACCGTTTGCAGGAGAGAAGATTTCGCCCAAAACGGAACTGAATTGAAGGTCACCAAAGCGGAAGACCAACGGATCGTAGTAGTTCAGCCGCATGGGGCCGGATCTGAGATCGCGCTCGTCCGCTATCCCGCCTTACGTGTTGCGGGAGAATTGGGACTAAGAACGGCCGAGTCAATGCGTGGCGGGTTCTCGGGATCGGCATTCGACTGCTTCCACGGAACGGAAGTCAACCAAAGCAGCGTCAACAGTCATACTGAAAACAACGGCCATCGCACGTGGACGGCAACTTGGAGCGGAGATGGTTGCAGCATCGAAGCGCGAGCTGCCGGCGACGTGCGCTTTAGTCCCGAAGCGACTGCGATTGAGAGCATATCCCCTGGCGGTTATTTCGAATTGAGCGAACGTACCGGCGGCGATCTGCGACGCGTTCGCGTTGAGTCTGGCAACGGTGGCCAACTCAACTACGATTACAGCGTCAATGGCTCGAAACACGAGTTCGACGCAGACGCGCGCGCATGGCTCTCGAAACTATTACTCCAGCTGGAGCGCGCGACGGGATTCTCTGCTTCCACGCGCGTCCCGGCCCTGCTGAAGCAAGGCGGTCCGGAAGCTGTCTTGACTGAGATCACGCAGCTGCAGTCCGATTACGTGCGCCAGGTGTACTTCACCAAGTTGTTTGAGAACGCGACTCTGCCTGCGCCTCTGCTGGTGAAAGCTCTCAATCAGGCGCGCGAGGAGATCGGCACCGATTACAGCCTCGCTCAAGTTTTGCTCACGATTGCTCAGCGATACGACCTCAACGACGAAGCGCAGCGAGTGGCATTTCTCAACGGCGCCAACAAATTAGGTACTGACTACGAGCATGCACGTGTGCTGATTGAGCTACTTAAGCGTCCGAACCTGTCGCCCCAGATCGTGCGTGGGACGCTCGAATCCGCCAAGCACATCGGAACCGACTACGAAAAATCGCGAATCCTTACAACTCTCGCCGGACTCAGCACGTTCGATCAAAGTGAAATATCGAGCTATCTTGATCTCGCCAGCAGCATTGGCACCGACTACGAGCATTCGCGCTCACTGATGGCGTTGATGGAGCACCAGAAGCTGACTCCTGAAGCAGTCAGCCAGGTCCTCCGATCGGCCTCGACGATTGGAACCGATTACGAGAAGTCGCGCATACTGCTCTCGGTCAGTGAGTCGCACAACTTCGACGAGAAGCAGATCGCGACATATCTCTCGCTCGTCGATTCGGTGGGAACCGACTACGAGCGCTCCCGCGACCTGATCGCGCTGATCCAGCAACACAAATTGGCCAACGATTCTGTCCTTCGCGTATTGAATGAGACGCAGAAGATCGGGACCGACTACGAGAAAGCACGCGTCTTAACCGAAGCGGCAAAGCAGTATCAGATGCAGGGTGCGTTACGGGATGCGTATATCAAAGCTGCGGACTCGATTGGCACGGAATACGACCGCAATCGCACCCTGGCTGCGATTACTAAGCGGGATATGACGTAA
- a CDS encoding amidohydrolase family protein gives MRSLLVVLALSLAAFPQERVTTIDVNKAFDGRGRVLHKVRIEVRGDKIISVRELGNAEFPRADYDLRDLTVMPGWIDSHVHITWHFGPNGHFGEKDESPERAALEAEGNAWRTLQAGFTTIQSLGSPEDKPLRDAINSGVVPGPRILTAIDPLSDEKLTPDQIREYVRRVKSEGADVLKIFASRSIRQGGGQTLSDEQLKAACAEARAQGLRSIVHAYKSAVKASADAGCTEVEHGSLTTEDDLRDMANKGTWFDPQVGLVIHNYLDNKERFLGFDGYTEDGFQKMEEVLPLNVQMFKRALAMPGLKIIFGTDAVAGAHGRNAEEFIYRVRDGGQDPMEAMISAQSLAAKAMGLDNQIGSLAAGMQADIIALDGNPTADITAVRHVVFVMKSGKVYRDQR, from the coding sequence TTGAGATCTCTACTCGTTGTTCTGGCGCTGTCTCTGGCTGCTTTCCCGCAGGAGCGTGTCACCACCATTGACGTCAACAAGGCATTCGACGGCCGCGGCCGAGTCCTGCATAAAGTTCGGATTGAGGTTCGCGGTGACAAGATCATCTCTGTTCGTGAATTAGGAAACGCTGAGTTTCCGCGCGCCGACTACGATTTGCGCGATCTGACCGTCATGCCGGGATGGATCGACAGCCATGTTCACATCACGTGGCACTTCGGACCGAATGGACACTTCGGAGAAAAGGACGAATCGCCTGAGCGCGCAGCGCTCGAAGCCGAAGGCAATGCCTGGCGCACACTTCAAGCCGGATTCACAACCATCCAAAGTCTCGGCTCTCCGGAGGATAAGCCGCTTCGTGATGCGATCAACTCCGGCGTCGTTCCCGGTCCGCGAATTCTCACGGCCATCGATCCGCTCAGCGACGAAAAGCTGACTCCGGATCAAATTCGTGAATATGTCCGCCGAGTGAAGTCCGAAGGCGCCGACGTGCTGAAGATCTTCGCCTCGCGCAGCATTCGCCAGGGCGGTGGCCAGACTCTCAGCGACGAGCAGCTCAAAGCCGCATGCGCAGAAGCCCGCGCTCAAGGCCTGCGCTCAATCGTGCACGCCTATAAGAGCGCAGTGAAGGCTTCTGCCGATGCGGGCTGCACGGAAGTCGAGCATGGCAGCCTCACGACCGAGGATGATCTTCGCGATATGGCAAACAAGGGGACATGGTTCGATCCGCAGGTTGGATTGGTGATTCACAACTATCTCGATAATAAAGAGAGGTTTCTCGGATTCGACGGCTACACCGAAGATGGCTTTCAGAAGATGGAAGAGGTTCTCCCGCTCAACGTGCAGATGTTCAAGCGCGCTCTCGCCATGCCAGGTCTGAAGATCATCTTCGGAACCGATGCAGTAGCAGGCGCTCACGGGCGCAATGCCGAAGAGTTCATCTATCGTGTACGCGACGGCGGACAAGATCCGATGGAGGCAATGATCTCCGCACAGTCATTGGCCGCTAAAGCGATGGGATTAGACAATCAAATTGGCAGCTTGGCTGCAGGAATGCAGGCCGACATCATTGCGCTAGACGGCAATCCTACAGCCGACATCACAGCCGTGCGTCATGTAGTTTTCGTCATGAAGAGTGGAAAGGTGTATCGGGACCAGCGTTAG
- a CDS encoding TetR/AcrR family transcriptional regulator, translating into MTRLSSPDRKKQILEVATEMFARYGFDGVTTRQIADSAGITEAIVFRHFGSKDDLYWEVLSAKCASGDIKQRLEEKLGRDAEPIEIFTAIARDVLNRNFQDPGKSRLLLFSALENHRLSQRFFKMYMSEWYELLASYIRRQMEGGKFRKADPVLAARGFIGMCFHHYLVQELFGGSKYQSYDLDEVAHTMAALWLTGICCEPVANSDSSSITTQAAAEDLGSLSIPKEV; encoded by the coding sequence ATGACCAGGCTCTCGTCTCCAGACCGGAAGAAGCAGATCCTCGAAGTCGCCACCGAGATGTTTGCGCGATACGGTTTCGACGGCGTCACCACGCGCCAGATCGCCGATTCGGCCGGCATTACTGAGGCCATTGTCTTCCGCCATTTTGGCAGCAAGGATGACCTTTATTGGGAAGTCCTGAGCGCGAAGTGCGCCTCCGGAGATATAAAGCAGCGCCTCGAAGAGAAGCTCGGACGTGATGCGGAGCCCATCGAGATCTTTACCGCCATTGCGCGCGATGTCCTGAATCGGAACTTCCAGGATCCTGGCAAAAGCCGCCTGCTACTCTTCAGCGCCCTCGAAAACCATCGTCTTTCACAGCGCTTTTTCAAGATGTATATGAGCGAGTGGTATGAGCTGCTGGCCTCTTACATTCGCCGGCAAATGGAAGGAGGAAAGTTCCGCAAAGCCGATCCAGTGCTGGCTGCACGCGGATTCATCGGTATGTGCTTCCATCATTATCTTGTTCAGGAGCTCTTCGGCGGAAGCAAGTATCAGAGTTACGATCTCGACGAAGTCGCGCACACAATGGCGGCTCTGTGGCTGACCGGCATCTGCTGCGAGCCAGTCGCCAACTCCGACTCCTCTTCAATCACTACGCAGGCTGCCGCCGAGGATCTCGGCTCACTCTCCATCCCGAAAGAAGTCTAA
- a CDS encoding BlaI/MecI/CopY family transcriptional regulator produces the protein MTKNTQWQLGRRERQIMDIVFRLGRASVSQVHAELPDPPSYSAVRAMLGFLEDKGYLRHVQDGLKYVYLPTTDRNKARISALDHVVKTFFSGSVTEAAAALIELPDSELPEVDRQRLLQAIQKAKQEGR, from the coding sequence ATGACCAAGAACACACAATGGCAATTAGGACGGCGCGAGCGGCAAATTATGGATATTGTCTTCCGTCTAGGACGTGCGTCGGTTTCCCAGGTACATGCGGAACTGCCTGATCCACCGAGCTATTCGGCAGTGCGGGCGATGCTCGGATTTCTGGAAGACAAAGGCTATCTACGCCATGTGCAGGACGGTCTGAAGTACGTGTACTTGCCTACCACTGACCGGAACAAGGCGCGCATTTCGGCGCTGGACCATGTGGTGAAGACCTTCTTCAGCGGATCGGTCACGGAAGCTGCCGCCGCGCTGATCGAACTTCCCGATTCGGAACTGCCGGAAGTAGACCGGCAGAGACTTCTCCAGGCCATTCAGAAAGCTAAGCAGGAGGGACGCTGA
- a CDS encoding site-2 protease family protein: MSDSGYPIQVLDPAAPHHVHIIFPTRRRYWLHLLLFLATIFSTLIVGARLEYNYINDAPQFTTDDDLLPVMWTLRHPSRLLLGIPFSAALLCILLAHEMGHFVYARRHRVYATLPFFLPAPTVIGTFGAFIRIRSPIPDRIALMDIGIAGPIAGFVVAIPILVGSLILSPAMGHGSGSPLGLPLIFQWTWRALHPFSHTPLSQANLHPSAIAAWVGMLATALNLLPAGQLDGGHIVYSIFPRLHRLATLLTAAVLFPMGFFLWGGWLLWGVVLLLPWMQHPPVPQFPAVDRKRRLLGVAALLMFVVSFPLVPFAGHSPWEQLRPWVVAHIHRR, from the coding sequence ATGTCTGACTCCGGCTATCCCATTCAGGTCCTTGATCCGGCGGCTCCCCATCACGTCCATATCATTTTTCCTACCAGGCGAAGATATTGGCTGCACCTGTTGCTGTTTCTGGCGACAATCTTCAGCACTCTGATTGTCGGAGCGAGGCTGGAGTACAACTACATCAACGACGCACCCCAGTTCACCACCGACGACGATCTGTTGCCGGTAATGTGGACTCTTCGGCATCCTTCACGTCTACTGCTCGGCATTCCCTTCAGCGCGGCCCTCTTATGCATCCTTCTGGCGCACGAGATGGGACACTTTGTATACGCCAGGCGCCACCGCGTTTACGCGACGCTGCCGTTCTTTTTACCGGCACCGACGGTGATCGGGACCTTCGGCGCTTTCATTCGCATTCGCTCTCCCATCCCGGATCGAATCGCTCTGATGGATATCGGCATTGCGGGACCGATAGCCGGATTTGTAGTTGCAATTCCTATTTTGGTCGGATCGCTGATCTTGTCGCCTGCCATGGGACACGGCTCCGGATCACCGCTAGGTCTGCCGCTAATTTTTCAGTGGACGTGGCGAGCGCTCCATCCCTTTTCGCATACGCCGTTGTCACAGGCGAATCTTCACCCGAGCGCAATTGCGGCGTGGGTTGGGATGTTGGCAACGGCACTTAATCTGTTGCCGGCCGGGCAACTCGACGGCGGTCACATCGTTTATTCCATCTTCCCGCGCTTGCATCGCCTGGCGACGCTGCTCACTGCGGCGGTTCTCTTTCCCATGGGCTTCTTCTTATGGGGAGGCTGGCTGCTGTGGGGGGTAGTCCTGTTGCTGCCATGGATGCAGCATCCTCCTGTTCCCCAATTTCCGGCTGTCGATCGCAAACGTCGCCTGCTTGGAGTCGCCGCGCTCCTGATGTTTGTTGTCAGTTTTCCGCTGGTGCCTTTCGCCGGCCACAGTCCCTGGGAGCAGCTTCGGCCGTGGGTTGTCGCTCACATACATCGGAGATGA